From a region of the Falco peregrinus isolate bFalPer1 chromosome 5, bFalPer1.pri, whole genome shotgun sequence genome:
- the ZNF804B gene encoding zinc finger protein 804B, with protein MIQDYAEKEKAAAKALEDVKANFYCELCDKQYHKHQEFDNHINSYDHAHKQRLKDLKQREFARNVASKSWKDEKKQEKALKRLHQLAELRKQSECVTGSGPLLKAPRLVVEKQQSSDGIFLYKGGKFTASSQRTATSEGQGFSSSVLEKQQLIISRYQSSTERPHALGNQVSQVFPDSTNTSQRAGVSFSFSKKVPLRLESSASVFSENSEEGNDCSESPNHKTKQALEDCRSSTLLEEDMKASLDKGPPATQGQMDLDNNASSHAAAKPKMLKENDKSSDRELEEKVSAHPSFSKVKIQLSNLDFSGSLRETEQESKLNESEQLLETLISASCQASNFCTQLNTHKHSNAHLPDQLPELPRQPAPELACTRNINDSPGMVKRERSSESLGTTNGNMETHPRETTVKEVKPQALPFLHVVSKDGTTALQWPTELLLFTKTEPCISYGCNPLYFDFRLSLNHRDSNHHATNKDTCKEHSINRTEGENEASGLITHKQMSNEQDNQLLKPKKMKASLNPRKAKQKAESDIGKEMNKNGQKCIADYLNENIPKVPAYLDVSQKDYMTEKSLHTTTLRRPLKYHFHSCERKIQNIRNESISFSAFMSRIKKSKAAKCHFIYSEEKRENQNDCRSIQDVASCSSDISDSGKDSSGSFLSYQSSSTSRYSENEGCGSYTRCWRFPSPQKSSSDRHSSYSDTSVSSTSSCISYMSPTSNNHSRNHLLFCCKRKRKTAERHKCKHRKHKCIFTSDDTDEDYLCHSRSHRTRNCTQRGTVKYQRCLRHKVLQHRDRSKHSRRRHRHFGKVHSRSRSYHSSKSCSTRDSRSSERSSSSRTSRGSSTGSFSKEADNCGNKTKEDAERGSNTKSGKAETAHYDSLSMSGQAKNFAAYSSETLAKGICGKRKSLTAKLLLERVQSKKTQGQMHDSERFSNACGIEVKDHSQSHFALQFPSSVDDIAMLPLPEKLLNIGKNDMGHDEISSLETSGKENNLEASEITNVALSTGTDYDHCLFKDIIQIGTSYQSRSIKRNTAIKEQSNLFISEVQPFIQSCDPVPKDFPGAFPSNKYSVVTNSTETKEQLHDATMDSNRAEGSLDSLCDNAMQKYDDTVNDLEVYSKSTSSPLTQQPITFSPEEVDKYRLLQLQAQQHMQKQLLAKHLKVLPAPGPAAFSATPAVPALPVQQHATVTTIHHTLLQRFAVSASVHPHGSHLSLAHLHPFSQAHFTPISLSPLAPALIPTHPALLTGHPLHLMSTAPLHPSPLTFPALPHTAYIPAIFTPHLNGATPSAIHPAPLVHPLFQGQEPHHYSYSSQTQQLPTIKEVFSVSSYLN; from the coding sequence CGTCACTGGGAGTGGACCATTGCTTAAAGCCCCCAGATTAGttgtggaaaagcagcaatCATCAGATGGTATTTTCCTGTACAAGGGCGGCAAGTTCACAGCCAGTTCTCAGAGAACTGCCACAAGTGAAGGACAAGGTTTCTCCAGCAGTGTACTAGAGAAACAGCAGCTTATCATAAGCAGGTACCAGTCCTCTACTGAAAGACCCCATGCGCTTGGAAATCAAGTCTCACAAGTGTTCCCAGATAGCACCAATACTTCTCAAAGGGCAGGAGTGTCTTTCTCATTCTCTAAAAAAGTCCCTTTGAGGCTTGAGTCCTCGGCATCAGTCTTCAGTGAGAACTCTGAGGAAGGAAATGATTGTAGTGAATCCCCCAAccataaaacaaagcaagctcTTGAGGACTGTCGTTCCAGCACACTTTTAGAGGAGGACATGAAAGCAAGCTTGGATAAAGGGCCACCTGCTACACAAGGCCAAATGGATTTGGATAACAATGCATCAAGTCATGCAGCTGCAAAACCTAAAATGCTAAAGGAAAATGATAAAAGTAGTGATAGAGAATTAGAAGAAAAGGTCAGTGCTCATCCTTCATTTTCCAAAgtcaaaatacagctttcaaaTTTGGATTTTTCTGGTTCACTTAGAGAAACAGAGCAAGAGAGCAAATTGAATGAGTCTGAGCAATTGTTAGAAACTCTCATTTCAGCTTCATGCCAAGCTAGCAATTTTTGTACACAGCTGAACACCCACAAGCACAGCAATGCACACCTGCCTGACCAGTTACCTGAGCTCCCAAGACAGCCAGCACCTGAACTGGCATGCACAAGAAACATTAATGACAGTCCTGGGAtggtaaaaagagaaagatctTCGGAGAGTTTAGGAACCACAAATGGGAATATGGAAACACATCCAAGGGAGACAACGGTTAAAGAGGTTAAGCCCCAGGCATTGCCTTTCCTCCACGTAGTGAGCAAAGATGGCACCACTGCGCTGCAGTGGCCCACAGAATTACTTTTGTTTACAAAAACCGAGCCCTGTATTTCATATGGCTGTAATCCATTGTATTTTGACTTCAGACTCTCTTTAAATCACAGAGACAGTAACCATCATGCAACAAACAAAGACACCTGTAAAGAACACTCTATAAATAGGACTGAAGGTGAAAATGAAGCCTCAGGTTTAATAACACACAAGCAAATGTCAAATGAACAAGATAATCAGTTGTTGAAACCAAAGAAGATGAAAGCTTCCCTAAATCCAAGAAAGGCCAAGCAAAAAGCTGAGTCAGACATAGGGaaagaaatgaataaaaatggtCAAAAATGCATTGCAGAttatttgaatgaaaatataCCCAAAGTGCCTGCTTACCTTGATGTCTCACAAAAGGATTATATGACAGAAAAAAGTCTTCATACAACAACACTGAGAAGACCTTTAAAGTATCATTTTCAtagctgtgaaagaaaaatccagaatattagaaatgaaagcatttcattttctgcttttatgtctAGGATTAAAAAGTCTAAAGCTGCAAAATGTCATTTCatttattctgaagaaaaacGTGAAAACCAAAATGACTGCAGATCCATTCAAGATGtggccagctgcagcagtgacatAAGTGACAGTGGAAAAGACTCTAGTGGAAGTTTCCTTAGTTATCAGTCCAGTTCAACAAGCAGGtattcagaaaatgaaggatGCGGAAGTTACACAAGATGCTGGAGATTCCCGTCTCCTCAAAAGTCCTCCTCTGACAGACATTCCAGCTATTCTGACACTTCAGTTAGCAGTACAAGCAGCTGCATAAGCTACATGAGTCCCACATCAAACAATCATAGCAGaaatcatttgcttttttgttgtaaaagaaagaggaagacagctgaaaggcacaaatgTAAACACAGAAAGCACAAGTGTATTTTCACTTCTGATGATACAGATGAGGATTATCTTTGTCACAGTAGAAGTCACAGAACTAGAAACTGTACACAGAGGGGCACAGTTAAATATCAAAGATGTTTGAGACATAAAGTTTTACAACACAGAGACAGATCTAAACACAGCCGACGTAGGCACCGGCATTTTGGAAAAGTGCATAGTAGAAGTAGAAGCTACCATAGCTCCAAAAGTTGTTCCACCAGAGATTCAAGAAGCAGTGAAAGATCATCCAGTAGCAGAACATCAAGAGGCAGCAGTACAGGATCCTTCTCAAAAGAGGCTGACAActgtggaaacaaaacaaaagaggatGCAGAAAGAGGTTCTAACACCAAATCGGGAAAAGCTGAAACTGCACATTACGACTCTCTGAGTATGAGTGGTCAGGCAAAAAACTTTGCTGCCTACTCTTCAGAAACCCTGGCAAAAGGCatctgtggaaaaagaaagtcaCTGACAGCCAAGTTACTTTTAGAAAGAGTGCAGTCCAAGAAAACCCAGGGGCAAATGCATGATTCAGAGAGATTTTCAAATGCTTGTGGGATAGAAGTAAAGGATCACTCACAGAGTCACTTTGCTCTTCAGTTTCCATCATCGGTAGATGACATTGCAATGTTACCTTTGCCAGAGAAACTGCTAAACATAGGTAAAAATGACATGGGGCATGATGAAATCAGTTCATTGGAAACcagtgggaaggaaaacaacttGGAAGCGTCAGAGATAACTAATGTTGCTCTTTCAACAGGCACTGATTATGATCattgtctttttaaagacatCATTCAAATAGGAACAAGCTATCAGAGCCGGAGCATAAAAAGGAACACAGCAATAAAGGAACAATCCAATCTCTTCATTAGTGAAGTGCAACCCTTTATACAAAGCTGTGACCCAGTACCAAAAGACTTCCCTGGTGCTTTTCCCTCTAATAAATATTCTGTTGTCACTAATTCAACGGAGACCAAAGAACAACTACATGATGCAACCATGGACTCGAACCGGGCAGAAGGCAGTTTGGACTCTCTTTGTGACAATGCTATGCAGAAGTATGATGACACAGTAAATGACCTGGAAGTGTACAGTAAATCCACCTCCTCTCCTTTAACGCAGCAGCCTATCACGTTTTCACCAGAGGAAGTAGACAAATACAGGTTGCTTCAGCTGCAAGCCCAGCAGCATATGCAGAAACAACTTCTGGCGAAACACCTGAAAGTTTTGCCTGCCCCAGGGccagctgccttctctgcaACACCAGCAGTTCCTGCCCTCCCTGTTCAGCAGCACGCCACTGTCACCACCATCCACCACACACTGCTGCAACGCTTTGCTGTCTCAGCATCTGTACATCCCCACGGCAGCCATCTCTCCCTGGCACACCTCCACCCCTTCTCTCAGGCACATTTCACCCCCATATCACTTTCCCCATTAGCACCAGCCCTCATTCCCACCCACCCTGCTTTGCTGACAGGACACCCATTGCACTTGATGTCCACCGCCCCCCTCCACCCTTCCCCACTGACCTTCCCCGCACTACCACACACTGCATATATCCCAGCCATATTTACACCGCACCTGAATGGAGCCACACCTTCTGCTATACATCCAGCTCCTTTAGTTCATCCATTATTCCAAGGGCAAGAGCCCCATCACTATTCTTACTCTAGCCAGACCCAACAGTTACCTACAATAAaagaagttttcagtgtttctagCTATTTAAACTAG